A single window of Gemmatimonadales bacterium DNA harbors:
- a CDS encoding S9 family peptidase, translating to MSLVFALLLAGAQQLPGQVPDTVHATVHRIFGTRDFAPERFGPARWIEDGAAYTTVERAAQGKGRDIVRYATATGARSVLVAAQRLVPAGDTVPLDFDDYGWSADRRLLLLFTNTRRVWRENTRGDYWVLDLKTGALRKLGGDGPPSTMMYAKFSPSGDRVAYVRQGDLYVERLADGAVTRLTSGATATLVNGMTDWVYEEEFGLRDGFRWSPDGTRIAYWQFDMSGVGTFLLINDTDSLYPFTIPVQYPKVGTPNSAVRVGVVAAAGGPTTWIRVPGDSRNTYLPWMEWAGPGELLLQHMNRRQNVDEVLMADAASGAVRTVLSERDSAWVDLETGVPWVDGGRRFLWTSERDGWRHVYSVSRDGRDVQLVTPGAFDAVQLVAVDSAGGSLYFIASPTNATQRYLYRSRLDGRGTATRITPAGLAGTHGYDISPDARWAMHTASSADAPPTLDLVRLPAHQSVRTLVDNHALRAAAQPFLARPTEFFTVTADSGVTVDGYLVRPRDFDSTRTYPVLVYVYGEPAGQTVRDAWGGSGSLWYHALADLGYLVVSFDNQGTPAPKGRAWRKVVFGEIGSRSSRQQAHAVRALARSRHYVDSTRVAIWGWSGGGSSTLQAMFRYPDVYQVGMAVASVADERLYDTIYQERYMGLLPDDSAAYDRASAIHYADGLRGSLLIVHGSGDDNVHYQGDERLVNRLVALGKSFDFMVYPNRSHCICEGAGTTEHVYQLLTRYLLAHLPAGGR from the coding sequence GTGTCGCTCGTGTTCGCCCTGCTGCTCGCCGGCGCCCAGCAGCTTCCCGGTCAGGTCCCCGACACCGTGCACGCCACCGTGCACCGCATCTTCGGCACGCGCGACTTCGCCCCGGAGCGCTTCGGCCCCGCCCGGTGGATCGAGGACGGTGCGGCGTACACGACCGTGGAGCGCGCCGCGCAGGGCAAGGGCCGGGACATCGTCCGCTATGCCACGGCGACCGGCGCGCGCAGCGTGCTGGTGGCGGCGCAGCGGCTCGTGCCCGCCGGCGACACCGTCCCGCTCGACTTCGACGACTACGGCTGGTCGGCGGACCGCCGCCTGCTGCTGCTGTTCACCAACACGCGCCGCGTGTGGCGGGAGAACACGCGGGGCGACTACTGGGTCCTGGACCTCAAGACCGGCGCGCTGCGCAAGCTCGGCGGCGACGGGCCACCCTCGACGATGATGTACGCCAAGTTCTCCCCCTCGGGGGACCGGGTGGCGTACGTGCGCCAGGGCGACCTCTACGTCGAGCGGCTGGCCGACGGCGCGGTCACCAGGCTGACCAGCGGCGCCACCGCGACGCTCGTCAACGGCATGACCGACTGGGTGTACGAGGAGGAATTCGGGCTGCGCGACGGGTTCCGCTGGTCGCCCGACGGGACCAGGATCGCTTACTGGCAGTTCGACATGTCCGGCGTCGGGACCTTCCTGCTGATCAACGACACCGACTCGCTGTACCCGTTCACCATCCCGGTCCAGTATCCGAAGGTGGGCACGCCGAACTCGGCGGTGCGCGTGGGCGTCGTGGCGGCCGCCGGCGGGCCCACGACCTGGATCCGGGTGCCCGGCGACTCGCGCAACACCTACCTGCCGTGGATGGAATGGGCCGGGCCGGGCGAGCTGCTGCTCCAGCACATGAACCGCCGCCAGAACGTGGACGAAGTGCTGATGGCCGACGCGGCGAGCGGCGCCGTGCGCACGGTGCTCTCGGAGCGGGACAGCGCGTGGGTGGACCTCGAGACCGGCGTGCCGTGGGTGGACGGCGGGCGCCGCTTCCTGTGGACCAGCGAGCGCGACGGCTGGCGCCACGTCTACTCGGTGTCGCGCGACGGACGCGACGTGCAGCTGGTGACCCCGGGCGCGTTCGACGCCGTGCAGCTGGTGGCCGTGGACTCGGCGGGCGGCTCCCTCTACTTCATCGCGTCGCCGACCAACGCCACCCAGCGCTACCTGTACCGCTCGCGGCTCGACGGTCGCGGCACCGCCACCCGGATCACGCCGGCGGGGCTGGCGGGCACGCACGGTTACGACATCTCGCCGGACGCCCGGTGGGCGATGCACACGGCCTCGAGCGCGGACGCGCCGCCGACGCTGGACCTGGTGCGCCTGCCGGCCCACCAGAGCGTGCGGACCCTGGTGGACAACCACGCCCTGCGGGCGGCCGCGCAGCCGTTCCTCGCCCGGCCCACCGAGTTCTTCACGGTGACGGCCGACAGCGGAGTCACGGTGGACGGGTACCTCGTTCGGCCACGGGACTTCGACTCGACCCGGACCTACCCGGTGCTCGTGTACGTCTACGGCGAGCCGGCGGGGCAGACGGTGCGCGACGCGTGGGGCGGGTCGGGCTCGCTGTGGTACCACGCGCTGGCCGACCTCGGCTACCTGGTGGTGAGCTTCGACAACCAGGGCACGCCGGCCCCCAAGGGCCGCGCCTGGCGCAAGGTGGTCTTCGGTGAGATCGGGTCGCGGTCGAGCCGGCAGCAGGCGCACGCCGTCCGCGCGCTCGCCCGCTCGCGCCACTACGTGGACTCCACCCGCGTCGCGATCTGGGGCTGGAGCGGCGGCGGGTCGAGCACGCTGCAGGCCATGTTCCGCTACCCCGACGTGTACCAGGTCGGGATGGCCGTGGCGTCGGTCGCGGACGAGCGGCTGTACGACACCATCTACCAGGAGCGGTACATGGGGCTCCTGCCCGACGACTCGGCCGCCTACGACCGCGCCTCCGCCATCCACTACGCGGATGGCCTGAGGGGGAGCCTGCTCATCGTCCACGGCTCCGGCGACGACAACGTGCACTACCAGGGCGACGAGCGCCTGGTGAACCGCCTGGTCGCGCTCGGCAAGTCGTTCGACTTCATGGTCTATCCGAATCGCTCGCACTGCATCTGCGAGGGCGCGGGCACGACCGAGCACGTCTACCAGCTTCTCACCCGGTACCTGCTGGCGCACCTGCCCGCCGGCGGCCGCTGA
- a CDS encoding VanZ family protein encodes MAVGITPRHRFLAARAAYAAVILLATLTDLHFSGDLAAAAGRLARAFTPSLGWRDAVDGLRNVALFAGLGAVWVVTSLTGRAGEEVRRATWIGLALSATVEGLQVFSPVRIASIVDLATNTFGAFAGAAVTALLIYEIQRSRGARSYLGLPASLVAAGYGLAVLVEAAVPLFQSQPVAGIEAGPLGSLRIALGTSSFWPGPEQAFDVLLFAPAGFLAVMALAERGKEAGRIWLPVAVAGAALAVAAELGHGAIRVPIRWGAALLHAAALAGGAWAAGRWLGTLSRRLRGPARARAAIVAAAALLALWGWRPLVPQTDASLMAAQFTTEHLVPLQALAGEQDAFSALHVAQQFLLYLPFGALLAVWPLRLTGRWAHLWPALWLAAAVELGHILIADRFFDVTNALLACAGLAMGWVAVRRSGFRPYGAAWPAPAASSAAGQSPRR; translated from the coding sequence TTGGCTGTCGGCATAACCCCCCGCCACCGCTTCCTCGCCGCCCGCGCCGCCTACGCGGCGGTCATCCTGCTGGCCACGCTCACCGACCTCCACTTCTCCGGCGACCTGGCCGCGGCCGCGGGTCGGCTGGCACGCGCCTTCACGCCGTCCCTGGGCTGGCGCGACGCCGTCGACGGGCTGCGGAACGTCGCACTGTTCGCGGGCCTCGGGGCGGTGTGGGTGGTGACGTCGCTCACCGGCCGCGCGGGCGAGGAGGTCCGGCGCGCGACCTGGATCGGGCTTGCCCTCAGCGCCACCGTCGAGGGGCTGCAGGTCTTCTCGCCGGTCCGCATCGCCAGCATCGTGGACCTCGCCACCAACACGTTCGGCGCCTTCGCGGGCGCCGCCGTCACCGCGCTGCTCATCTACGAGATCCAGCGCTCGCGGGGTGCGCGCTCGTACCTCGGCCTGCCGGCGTCGCTCGTGGCCGCGGGCTACGGCCTGGCCGTGCTCGTCGAGGCCGCGGTGCCCCTGTTCCAGTCGCAGCCGGTGGCCGGCATCGAGGCTGGGCCGCTGGGCTCCCTCCGGATCGCGCTCGGCACGTCGAGCTTCTGGCCGGGCCCCGAGCAGGCGTTCGACGTGCTGCTGTTCGCGCCCGCGGGCTTCCTCGCCGTGATGGCGCTCGCCGAGCGGGGGAAGGAGGCCGGCCGGATCTGGCTGCCGGTCGCCGTGGCCGGCGCCGCGCTCGCGGTCGCCGCCGAGCTGGGGCACGGGGCGATCCGCGTGCCGATCCGCTGGGGTGCGGCGTTGCTCCACGCCGCGGCCCTGGCCGGGGGCGCGTGGGCCGCCGGCCGGTGGCTGGGGACGCTGAGCCGCCGGCTGCGCGGGCCGGCGCGCGCCCGGGCGGCGATCGTGGCGGCCGCCGCGCTGCTCGCGCTGTGGGGGTGGCGCCCGCTGGTGCCGCAGACGGACGCGAGCCTGATGGCGGCGCAGTTCACCACCGAGCACCTCGTGCCGCTCCAGGCCCTGGCCGGCGAGCAGGACGCCTTCAGCGCCCTGCACGTCGCCCAGCAGTTCCTGCTGTACCTGCCGTTCGGCGCGCTGCTGGCCGTGTGGCCGCTGCGGCTCACCGGCCGCTGGGCGCACCTGTGGCCCGCGCTGTGGCTCGCGGCCGCCGTGGAGCTGGGTCACATCCTGATCGCGGACCGCTTCTTCGACGTGACCAACGCGCTGCTCGCCTGCGCCGGCCTGGCGATGGGCTGGGTCGCGGTACGCCGCTCGGGCTTCCGACCGTACGGCGCCGCCTGGCCCGCGCCGGCCGCCTCGAGCGCCGCCGGCCAGAGCCCGCGTCGCTGA